Within the Glycine soja cultivar W05 chromosome 3, ASM419377v2, whole genome shotgun sequence genome, the region ctttttaaatcgattttagagaagtaacatgcaccatgcaattcatcaagcaaatcatcaagcctgggtataggatgcctatatttaatggtgatgttattaagggctctacaatcggaacacatgcgccatgtcccatcctttttagggaccaaaatcactgggacagcacaaggactcatactatctcttacccaacctttgctaatgagttcatccacttgtctttgaatctctttggtttcttgtggattacttctataggctggcctattgggcaaagaagctcccggaatgagatcaatttgatgctcaattcccctcaaaggtggtagtccatttggcacatttggtggaaacatgtcttgaaaatcctgcaaaagagttttaacactagaaggcacttcaaaatcatcaaaagtgttagtggtcaaaatctgatttttgcaaaacaagatatatagtgactgtttagcacgaaacaacctcttgacctcactttttgtggctaaatagctctccctcacttcaagtgtttcactcttcttttgttcactctttttcctcccaagtgtttccctctttttctcactctcaagtgttttgctcactttttctttttctcttttctcttgaagaagtttttctctcattttcttctgatcctcacacacttcttgtggactcaatggcttgagcacaatctttatgtcttggtgcatgaaagagatcttgttggtgtaaccgtcatgattggctcttttatcaaattgccatggtctccccaaaagtaagtgactggcctccataggaacaacatcacaaagtaccttatcattgtatttcccaatggaaacgtccacttcaacttgctgcctcacttgcacctccccatccttactaagccattgaagtttgtatggcctaggatgtggtttagtagctaaatttagctttgacactaatctagcactagccacattggtgcaactacctccatcaatgatcaccatgcacaccttgccattgattaaacatctagtgtgaaagatgttttctctttggctctcctcctcatgcttcaattggCCACCAAGTAActgcctaatcatcaacaaatctccctccggagtctcctcttcctctacgtactcactttcctcttcttcttcaacatcggattcacttatatattctccatctctaagaaccatggaccttttgttagggaactcataagcatagtgtcctaggccttggcacttgaaacacttcacatctctactccttttagagggttcctcttgggactttgagcgagtttttgatgggataggtgtggaactactagaagtagcagccccatctttcttacctttgtctttccaactagaagaaccatagttggtaaaactcctcttagccactcccttcctttttaattgttgctccacttggattgctttgtgaagcaaatcatccatttcaacaaactcctgcagctcaacaatatcacggatgtcattagtcaaaccattaagaaatcgagccatagttacctcctcatcttcttcaatatttgcttgaatcatgagcacatccatttccttgaaatactcctcaacccccttgttgccttgggttagtttttggagcttgaatttcaagtcccttgagtaactagccggcacataccgcttcctcatgatctttttcatctccgtccatgtatcaaccattggctcttcatttcttgctctctccttttgtagcttgttccaccacacaagagcatagtcggaaaactctgtggcggcaagcttcaccttctggtcctcctcatagttgttgcatgagaaaacatgctctattttcatctcccactccacgtaggcctccggatcattctttcctttaaatggaggaatgttgagtttaataccatcaattcggttttgtctaggaacaccatcattccctcttctcctcctttcttcttcattatgatctctattctccatttgatccaacctctcatggagcgcatcatctcgttgtttcattaacctctccaaatgttgcatcaaagcttgcatttggaattgcgaaagccccactccatcattaggattagtacctgacatctcaaacaaacaaatcaaacgtaacaagacaattatagttgctgtttgaatacctcacccactcaagtgtatcacacaattatggcttttctctaatgaaacactcttgccttttaccactctaattccccttgagttcttaggcaattcaagagattatggccacaacaaagaacaattcaccaatatgtgtaaggtaaggctagagagacaaggaaaaggttaaccaagaaaaaggctaacaatgtttttaggcacaaatgaaggaaataaaattcagaatttaggaattcaagtaacaatccttcatgcaaccaatatattaccttaaagagatttttttaaaagttcttcaagcatgaaccattcagcccaattttttttatttttttttaattttgcttatatgaaattctgcttcttttttttttataacaaagagatcaaaaggcttaacttttgcaatggttcagcctaaaaaaatatatatgaataagaaggtaatataaatggcaaagagaataaagaaggatgttacccaatatttccagcaaaggaagtgttgatcctagaaccggagctctgattaccaaatgatatgaacccacatggcacaagggctgacttaggatcgtctaggattaaaccttgatggaaaatgcggaaattgattaaggaaaggatggaaaataaggtggctaatttcgtgggtcttaataaggtggttcttggcataaaatggatgaatgggatggtaaaacgtaggttaagtggtggctggacagaaatatagaaatggcaataactgaagctacagggctccaaatgaggtgattccaaaacgaggtgaaaggtctcgttttgaaattcaatttaggctcaagaatcacttaatttgagtgcgtaaaatgggagttatggccacgagataattctgggcagaggtggattttctggaattgtggtttgaaagaacaagggtgatgatgaaaggaaggaaagaatcactctttccagcgagggcaacacacaaaggttgtgaaagtcctttgatacagccaaggtgttcttgaatcactcaagaatttaggagaatcactctcactaagataaaagagataaactctaattttctaaataaaactcaacttgtgtttattgataaaatggttcagtttatatagaagctttacagcagattttagtaatgacccactaacctagaattaaaataacttaatgccattaacctagggaattaaaaaaaaacttaatggctgagtgtaactgaaattgtggcaaccaaaagtcacccccaacagccaacaagtcagccaccatttggtctcccaaaaggctgatgcctaggttgccaattgggcccttattacaacttgaactaaacctaactaaagcccttttagttgattaacccaaaacatatttttggtcagccaactttacaaggattgggccattatttagacaaactaaacactctaaaattgagacaaagtggtatcatttagtcctcctccatttgggccatgatacaactcacaaccttggacttttctccttgaaacttgggcttgtattcaaatagtatggacagcacttgttgaagagcttccttggctttccttgctctagcccttgtcataggtcctccaagtccttcaagtggatccttgcccttgctcttgaacATGTCCTCATCACCAAGGTttctgttatttaaattattactattaaactagtcattatttagggacacCACATGTATCACAAGGTACCGGACTTTGATAAATACAAGGGGAcaacttgccccaagaatcacctaaAGGTGTACTGCAGTAAAATGGGAGCATAagcgaaagatgaaaaattattgatgcatttcttcctaGAAAGTCTTATTGGGGCAGCCGAcacctggtacactaatctggaaccttCCCCCCTAATGATTGCTTTCGTTAGGCAGTAACAGTACAATTCTGgtatggctccggatagaatgagaacatgtgcaaaaaggagcatgaatcttttaaggaatacgcccaaaggtggagggacctggcagctcaagtggcaccccAATTGATGGAGAAGGAGATGaaaacaatgatagtagacacattaccaatgTTCtaatatgaaaagatggtgggctacacacctttaagctttgcagatttagtTTTCGTcggcgaaaggatcaaagtgggtctgaaaagaggaaaattgatcatcctgctttgatgaatgggAAGTCTGGGGCAAATAGAGAGAATGAGGAGGAaggaacccatgctgtgactaccattcctacatggccaaacttcccaccagctcaacaatgTCAATACTCAGCCACTATTGGCATTTCTCACTACCCACCACCCAATCAgccacaaaggccacccctaaattAGCCCAACACCACCCTAAATTAGTCAAAGTAGGGGCAAAATGGTCCATTTTGGGACATTATTCAGCCCCTAGGCCTACTAGATGACTTAGGGGGGAAGCAACCAGCTCacttgggcgagctgagcttaCCTATGCGAGCAAGTTGCTTCTAGAGTAAGTcaccagctcgcttgggcgagctgggcggcaagttccttcccctattttgctataaataggcttgggaaaatacatagttttgaagtcatgatttgcacactcgattagaggttgtcgtcccttgtaacgggcgcgtggggtgctaataccttcctcgtgcgtaagCAACTCCCAAACCCTCATCTTCAAAATACACAAACCTTCGACCTTTTCCATTTTAGTTTTTCgaatgttttcctcgaataaacattggtggcaacTCCACGCGTTTTCCTTCGATGAAAGACGCACCTTAGGCCCATCTGAGAGGCCTTTTTCATGGCCCCCACCGGAGGACAGGTTGCGACACGTCTGAATTACATAGCGAGGTTCATATCACAGCTAACCACTACTTGTGAGCCCCTCTTCAAGCTATTGCGCAAGAACCAGCCTGTCTAATGGAACGACGACTGCCAAGTGGCATTCGGAAGGATCAAGCGATGCCTTACGAATCCTCCTGTGCTTGTGCCACCGGTGCCCGGAAGACCCCTTATCCTATATATGACGGTGTTGGATGAGTCGATCGagtgtatgctggggcagcaTGACGAGTTCGGAAAAAGGGAACGGGTCATCTATTACCTAAGCGAGAAGTTCACAACATGTGAAATGAACTATTCTTTGCTtgaaaggacatgttgtgctTTGGTGTGGGCAACCCCCCGTCTACACCACTTGGTTGGTGTCCAAAATGAACCCAGTCAAGTACATATTTGAAAAACCCACTCTCACCAGACGGATCGCTCGGTGGCAGGTTCTGTATTCAGAATTTGACATTGTTTATGTCACTCAAAAAGCGGTAAAGGGAAATGCCTTGGCAGATTACCTGGCTCAACAACCCATCAACAACTACCAACCAATGCATCTAGAATTcccagatgaggacatcatgacctTGCTCGAAGAAGTAGaggataaagataaagataaatggATTGTGTGGTTTGACAGTGCGTCGAACGCACtaggccacggagtaggggcaattttggttACCCCCGACAATCGATGCATACCCTTCACAGCTAGGTTAGGCTTTGACTGCACGAATAACATGGCTGAGTATGAGGCGTGCGCCCTCGAGATCCAAGCAGCAATTGACTTCAAGGTCAAATTGCTCAAAGTATATGGAGACTCAGCCTTGGTGATCCACcaattgagaggagaatgggagactagggatcataagttgataccctaccagGCCTACATCAAGAAACTGATATAGTTCTTCGATAACGTATCCTTCCACCACATTCCCAGAAAGGAGAATCAAATGGTCGATGCGCTCGCCACTCTAGCAGCCATGTTTCAGCTAACCCCGCATGGGGACTcaccgtacatcgaattcagatgTCGCGGCAAGCCCACACATTGCTGCTTGATAGAAGAGGAGCAAGATGGTAAACCTTGGTACTTTGACATCAAGCGATACATCAAAGACAAGGAGTACCCACGggaggcttccgacaacgaTAAGAGAATGATGCGAAGGTTAGCAGCCGATTTCTTCCTAATTGGAAGTATCCTATACAAGAGGAACCATAATATGGTTTTGCTCcaatgtgtggatgccagggaggctgAGCAGATGCTAGTGGAATTTCACGAGGGGTCCTTTGGAACACATGCCAATGGACATGCCATGGCCTGGAAGATTATGAGGGCAgggtattactggctcaccatggaaaacaATTGTTGTATCCATGTGAGAAAGTGCCATAAGTGCCAGGCATTCAccgacaatgtcaatgctctgcCCGTGCCTTTGAACATTTTGGCAACACCTTGTCCATTctctatgtggggaatagatgtgattggggTTATTGAGCCCAAAGCTTCGAATGGGCATTGCTTCATTTTGGTCGCcattgactacttcaccaaatgggttgaagcaGCTTCGTACGCCAATGTGacaaggagtgtggtggtcaggttcatcaaGAAAGAGATAATCTGTCGATACAAATTGCCCAGGAAGATTATCACTGATAAcgccaccaatctgaacaataaaatgatgaagaaaatgtgtgaggatttcaagatccaacatcacaattctaTGCCTTACAGGCCCAAAATGAATGGGGCAGTTGAGGCTGCTAAtaagaacatcaagaagataGTTCTGAAGATGAccatgtcatacaaggattAGCATGAGATGCTCCCTTTCATGCTGCATTGGTGTACGGGATGGAGGTTGTGGTTCTGTTTGAAGTAGAGGTTCCCTATTTGAGAATTCTAGCCGAGTCAGCGTTGGaggagtcagaatgggctcaaacTCGCTTTGATTAGTTGAGCCTTATAGAAGGCAAGAgattggccgccatgagccatggaaGATTGTATCAAAGCTGGGTGAAGAACactttcgacaagaaggtacgcccatGTAAGTTCAACGAAAGGGATCTCGTCTTGAAGAAAGTATCCCAAACGCAAAAGGATCACCGCGGGAAGTGGGCTTTGAATTATGAAGGGCCTTTCGTCGTGAAGAAAGCATTTTCGAGAGGAGCCTTGTTGCTTGCCAACATGGACAATGAAGAATTGCCTTCACCCGTAAATTCTGATATCATTAAACGATATTATGCCTAGTGCCTGGGGCGGCTAGAAGGTTCAATGCATGTTTGTTCTCCAAAGGACTCATTGGGATTTCCAAAGTTTTGAAATCCTTTGTAGACCATGAGCgcaacattaataaatattggATTAATGATTTGCATCTTAACTTCCTGTGttgtgtttttacttttttaagaaCCTACACTTTCAATCTTGTCCAATGAATCCAGAGCCATTTGGCTTAATCGATGGGGTGTCGTAAgcgtttaagtaaaattgaacatgataacatttgtttaatttttgcaCTTAAACATCCAAATCATAAGAATGCATTCATTTTGCATCTTGTCATCCTGCAAATCAgaggataaataaataatcattttgggTGATGATCAGATATCATGCCAAAATTGAGACAAGGGTAAGTGAAAGGCAATACCGGTATTTTGTGGTGTTATTTCACATTTACTACATGATGCCATTTCCTTCATTCAAAAGCTTAAGGGCAAGTATGAGCAGGTGCTAGGCCCATGGTCAATCAATCACCATCCCGCATtcggctcaagacgttaaagaagcgctactagaaggcagcctagtatctctAATTCTGTTCTATAAGATTCATACTTTTGTCTATTTTCTTGAATTATAGTTCAATGCGCcaattttatttgtaatcatgggagtttaaaaatatatataagcatGACAAGGGATAATCTaggttttgcaaaaaaaaaaaaaaaagggttagctcgcctgggcgagcttcgCCTAGGCGAGCATGTCTGGCAAAAGTTTTAAAATGGGGAGGGGTGAAGCCATTCTTCACCCCGAAATATTCCCCAACCTTCAAGAATGCCAAGGCTTATGGGAAAACTTGATTCCAGCAGCCCCAAGTCtccattgttgagtttttgCTCTCCTTTTCTCATTTTTGTTCACTCCCTGCAAGAAATGGCTCTGAAGAAGCTTCCAGCCAAGAGGTTGAGAAAAGATGCCGCTGGAGAGGGTTCCAGGGAGGCCTCACAGGTGGACATGGATTTTGATGGGCACAAGTTCCAGAGTGAGGAACACCAGCGACGCTTTGAGACCATTAAAGGCTGGTCGTTCCTCAAAGAGAGAAGAGTCCAGCTGAAGGATGGAGAGTATGCTGAGTTTCAAGAGGAAATTGCATGGAGGCAATGGGCTCAGCTTGTATCACCCATGGCTAAGTACGATCTCGAGATAGTCATGGATTTTTATGCCAACGCCTGCCCACGGAGGAGGGAGTCAGAGACAAATGCTCCTGGGTGAGGGGCCAGTGGATCCCTTTCGATAAGGATGCCATTAATCAAATTTTGGGGCATCCATTGGTCTTGGAGGAGGGCCAGCGCTATGAGAACAGCCAGAGGAGGAGCCAAGCCTTAGGTTTCGATGAGGAGGCTATCAGCCAGTTGTTGTGCGTTTCGGGGCAGGACTTTGCCTGGAGTGTAGcggggagacgggtgcggatcatgcgcaccagcatgaccaccttcACGTAGATTtagatgacattgctgctcagcaacattcTCCCCAGCGACCATAATTTAGACCTCCCCCTActgaagtgtcagctggtcTACGCCATCCTGACTCAAGTGAGTGTCCATGTTGTCCAGCTGATCTCAGATGCTATCTATCAATTTACAGGGATGACGCCTCctagacacccagtggacccgaagaagtccaacagggccctgggatttcctaCTTTGATCACAGGCCTGTGCCAGTTCTATGGAGTGTCGGTCACTCCCACTAAGCTTATCCAGCCCCCATCAATAGGGCCTTCATAGAGAAATATTGCATGCCAAGGCAGGCACCGCAACAGGGTCAGGCACAACAGAAGCTAGTTGCAGATGTGCCACCGCCGCCTCTACAGGAGGCACCATCCCTGGAGTCCATCTCCACTCACCTGTGAAGGATTGAGCTCCAGATGCACAGGTACATGCAGTATGTGACTGGCCAGCAAGCGGCCAATCACCGGGGTCAGGTCCAGCTGAATGAGACCTTCTACTGATACACTATGCACCAGCAGAGCCAGGACACCAATCCTTTCCATGGCTTACCCCCGAGTAGTTCCGAGCCATGGTTGCCTAGCCTAGGATGAGCTTGATTTTGAGACAGGGGCAGGACCCGTAGGGGCCCCTGGGGATGAGGATAAAGCTCAGGAGGATGATGACATGGCTGATGTGCTAGATTTCTTCACTTGACGAGGCAGCATTGCATGCATGGATGAGATCACCCAAAAAATTGTGATTGCATCGTTATTTTGTTATTGCTTTCAGTTTTTATCTGTTATCTCATTTCGATAAAACTATACTCTATGTTATCGCTTTCAGTttttatctgttatcttatttcgATAAAACTGTACTATATGTTATTGCTTTCAGTTTTTATCTGTTATCTCATTTCGATAAAATTGTACTCTATGTTATTGCtttcagtttttatttgttatctCATTTCGATAAAAATGTACTCTATGTTattgcttttagtttttttttgttatcccATTGTGATAAACTTTACCGCTTCTAGTGTATTGTCATACTGTTGCGTTGTTATGGtttgtccaaaaaaaatagtgccTTGTGTATTGTTGTCATTTACACGCCTTTTGTTCCTTAGATTACAAActttttctaaaaagaaaaaaaaaacaagaaagaaaactaaaaagtcCACATGCCTTTTGAAAAAGAATGACCGCcagttttctttggaaaattcaCGGATCAAAACatagaaagttttttttttttttttgtgaaaaagaaTGGATGTGCAACTAAAGGGTGAGCGCAATGAGAAATTCCTGAATGCCAAAATAGATTCGGATATTCGcataatttgataaaagaacaatCCTTGAAACACTGGTTCAATCTGAATGGGGAAACAAACCCTAAGCCTTAATGTTTACATGGCCACAAAGCTTTATGTTCAAGTGTCCAcattaggggtgggaataggccaggccAAGCCAGGCTTTGAaaggcctgagcctagcctacgatgaatctttgaggcctgagcctggcctatagcctatcaaagacttttattttggctcggcctggcctttttaaaagcctggCCTGAGctgatagcctttttaaaagccttcttcacaataaatttaatattttatggagttgggacgtaataggaaagttaaagaaaaaggaaagtcaatcaaaataatgaggaatataaaatgacacatgactcacacctaaattataattaaagtccttgattataggaatagaaGTTATGAAGCAataatgtgtaatcaaagtctaatagtttcaaaaaaaattaattgtatccaaaaaataatattatatattggtacccaaaaaataatatatatatatatatatatataggccggtctatcaggcttataaggctTAAAtcattgtgctttgttggtgcctaaaataggtattattaggcaccaaatccctatgataggtggtatgatgaatgtgttgagtggttcaacactcttttgtaaaatcactcatgcacccaacatcttcatgactTGTGTACATatggactcattaggtaggtttgttcttattttttgtttcaatgcaaacctaggtgctcatgtgggacaccttaggtttgtcgtaattttttgtagaaataatcaacatgaaaataaagaaaaaggtatgttttattccattactttccctaactttttaaatagtgatcaagggcttcccatggaccctaagagaataaaggtcattcctaagtggcctactccaccaagtataagggaaatttggggcttcaatatcttaacaaacttttacaaaaagtttgtcccatatttttctatacttgtagcaccactcattgagttggtgaggaactatattctctcatgggaagagggccaggaaaggggttttcagttc harbors:
- the LOC114404975 gene encoding uncharacterized protein LOC114404975, with product MNPVKYIFEKPTLTRRIARWQVLYSEFDIVYVTQKAVKGNALADYLAQQPINNYQPMHLEFPDEDIMTLLEEVEDKDKDKWIVWFDSASNALGHGVGAILVTPDNRCIPFTARLGFDCTNNMAEYEACALEIQAAIDFKVKLLKVYGDSALFFDNVSFHHIPRKENQMVDALATLAAMFQLTPHGDSPYIEFRCRGKPTHCCLIEEEQDGKPWYFDIKRYIKDKEYPREASDNDKRMMRRLAADFFLIGSILYKRNHNMVLLQCVDAREAEQMLVEFHEGSFGTHANGHAMAWKIMRAGYYWLTMENNCCIHVRKCHKCQAFTDNVNALPVPLNILATPCPFSMWGIDVIGVIEPKASNGHCFILVAIDYFTKWVEAASYANVTRSVVVRPKMNGAVEAANKNIKKIVLKMTMSYKD